From a single Labrenzia sp. PHM005 genomic region:
- a CDS encoding ABC transporter ATP-binding protein yields MTEQANRVIDIDNLSLTFETNDGPVHALSDIDLKIDEGDFVSFIGPSGCGKTTLLRVIADLERPTAGSITVNGVSPEQARLDRSYGYVFQAAALYPWRTIAKNVALPLEIMGLPAEEQQQRIKKNMELVNLAGFEKKYPWQLSGGMQQRASIARALAVEPDLLLMDEPFGALDEIVRDHLNEQLLQLWAKTNKTVVFVTHSIPEAVFLSTKIVVLCPRPGRIYDVIESDLPRDRTLDIRETPEFLKIAHRVRDGLKAGHSYED; encoded by the coding sequence ATGACTGAACAGGCGAACCGGGTGATCGATATTGATAATCTCTCGCTCACGTTCGAGACCAATGATGGACCAGTGCATGCGCTGTCAGACATTGATCTCAAGATCGATGAGGGCGATTTTGTCTCCTTCATTGGCCCCTCAGGCTGCGGCAAGACAACTTTGCTCCGGGTCATCGCCGATCTCGAACGGCCAACTGCCGGATCCATCACGGTCAATGGCGTTTCTCCAGAACAAGCCCGGCTCGACCGCTCTTACGGCTATGTCTTTCAAGCGGCAGCCCTTTATCCCTGGCGGACTATTGCCAAGAACGTTGCCCTGCCGCTCGAAATCATGGGGCTTCCGGCCGAAGAACAGCAGCAGCGGATCAAGAAGAATATGGAGCTGGTGAACCTTGCCGGCTTTGAAAAGAAATACCCTTGGCAGCTGTCCGGCGGGATGCAGCAGCGAGCATCCATCGCCCGCGCCCTTGCCGTGGAGCCCGACCTTCTGTTGATGGATGAGCCGTTCGGCGCGCTTGATGAGATCGTGCGCGACCATCTCAACGAGCAACTTCTTCAGCTATGGGCCAAGACCAACAAGACGGTTGTTTTTGTCACCCATTCGATCCCGGAAGCCGTGTTCTTGTCGACGAAAATCGTCGTGCTCTGCCCGCGCCCGGGCCGGATCTATGACGTGATCGAAAGTGACCTGCCGCGGGACCGGACCCTGGACATCCGGGAAACGCCGGAGTTCTTGAAGATCGCGCACCGCGTCCGCGACGGCCTCAAGGCCGGTCATTCCTACGAAGACTGA
- a CDS encoding endo alpha-1,4 polygalactosaminidase, with protein sequence MKSAKPNVAAVFGSLTKQVLTGVCALGFAAAVSSSQVSASPLDVGDRWDWQLSGPVDLNRDVEMLALNPDLVTPEQLQVLKTQGIMTACYVSIGTVTVTSADKAAFPISVVGKNRDGHSGEQYLDIRRLDVLVPLMTKRFLACKAKGFTAVEPDNMDVYEKDSGFALSAKDAIQYATTLAHVAHGLGLRIAQKNAPELTGALLPHFDFAITDRCYQDGWCEQIAAYPRADKPAFNAEYTDADIDFGKACAEGARLNINMIQKDPDLSAPVITCQAEI encoded by the coding sequence GTGAAATCTGCAAAACCGAATGTCGCCGCTGTCTTTGGGAGCCTGACGAAACAGGTTCTTACAGGCGTCTGCGCGCTGGGTTTTGCGGCTGCCGTTTCCTCTTCACAGGTATCAGCCTCCCCCTTGGACGTTGGCGACCGGTGGGATTGGCAGCTTTCCGGCCCGGTGGACCTCAACCGCGATGTCGAAATGCTGGCCCTCAATCCCGACCTGGTGACGCCGGAGCAACTGCAGGTCTTGAAAACCCAGGGCATTATGACCGCTTGTTACGTCAGCATCGGGACTGTGACGGTCACATCTGCGGACAAAGCCGCGTTTCCAATATCCGTTGTCGGCAAAAACCGGGACGGCCACTCTGGCGAACAGTATCTAGACATTCGCCGCCTGGATGTTCTCGTGCCATTGATGACCAAACGCTTCTTGGCCTGCAAGGCTAAGGGATTCACAGCCGTCGAACCGGACAACATGGATGTCTATGAAAAAGACAGCGGATTTGCGCTCTCAGCCAAGGACGCGATCCAATACGCGACCACGCTCGCGCATGTTGCTCATGGCCTGGGCCTCAGGATTGCTCAAAAGAACGCGCCAGAGCTGACCGGCGCACTGCTTCCGCATTTCGATTTTGCCATCACCGACCGCTGTTATCAGGATGGGTGGTGTGAACAAATCGCCGCTTACCCACGCGCCGACAAGCCCGCTTTCAATGCCGAATACACAGATGCCGACATTGATTTTGGCAAGGCATGTGCGGAAGGCGCGCGGTTGAATATCAACATGATCCAAAAAGATCCGGATCTTTCTGCTCCAGTCATCACGTGCCAGGCAGAGATCTGA
- a CDS encoding aspartate aminotransferase family protein — MSSSASAASSQAATNNLEAFWMPFTANRQFKQAPRLFVGAKDMHYTTADGRQVLDGTAGLWCCNAGHSRPKVVEAVQKQIAELDYAPAFQMGHPKAFELAARLAAMMPTPLDHVFFTNSGSESVDTALKIALAYQRTIGQGTRTRLIGRERGYHGVGFGGISVGGIVANRKHFGTMLTGVDHMRHTHDLERNAFSRGMPENGAEYVEDLIRIIQLHDPSTIAAVIVEPVAGSTGVLIPPKGYLERLRAICDEHGILLIFDEVITGFGRLGSPFAVDHFGVTPDLVTTAKGLTSGVVPMGAVFCSSNIYDAFMTGPEHMIELFHGYTYSAHPLACAAALATLDTYDEEGLLTRAADLAQYWEDGLHSLKDCPNVIDIRNLGLIGAIELTPIAGEPTKRAFSAFLKAYDDGLLIRTTGDIIALSPPLIISKEQIDEIFDTLRSVLNAID; from the coding sequence ATGTCGTCATCGGCATCAGCAGCATCGAGCCAAGCTGCGACCAATAATCTTGAAGCGTTCTGGATGCCCTTCACTGCCAACCGCCAGTTCAAACAGGCGCCGCGGTTGTTCGTTGGGGCAAAAGACATGCACTACACCACCGCCGATGGCCGCCAAGTGCTGGATGGCACGGCAGGGCTTTGGTGCTGTAACGCCGGTCACTCCCGGCCGAAAGTCGTTGAGGCCGTTCAAAAGCAGATTGCCGAGCTGGACTATGCGCCCGCATTCCAAATGGGGCACCCGAAGGCGTTTGAACTGGCCGCCCGCCTGGCTGCCATGATGCCGACGCCGCTGGATCATGTATTCTTCACCAACTCTGGCTCTGAAAGCGTCGACACGGCCCTCAAGATCGCCCTCGCCTACCAGCGGACCATTGGTCAAGGCACCCGGACCCGTCTAATCGGTCGTGAACGCGGCTACCACGGTGTTGGTTTTGGCGGCATTTCCGTTGGCGGCATCGTTGCCAACCGCAAGCATTTCGGGACCATGCTGACTGGTGTCGACCACATGCGCCACACGCATGATTTGGAGCGCAACGCGTTCTCCCGCGGCATGCCGGAAAACGGTGCGGAGTATGTCGAAGATCTGATCCGCATCATCCAACTGCATGATCCCTCCACCATCGCAGCCGTGATCGTCGAACCTGTTGCCGGATCCACTGGTGTCTTGATCCCGCCGAAGGGATATCTGGAGCGTTTGCGGGCGATCTGTGATGAGCACGGCATTTTGCTTATCTTCGACGAGGTTATCACCGGCTTCGGACGCCTCGGTTCGCCGTTCGCAGTCGATCATTTTGGTGTGACGCCGGATCTCGTAACCACCGCCAAAGGTCTGACCTCCGGTGTTGTTCCGATGGGAGCAGTCTTCTGCTCGTCAAACATCTACGATGCGTTCATGACCGGTCCGGAACACATGATCGAATTGTTCCATGGGTATACCTATTCAGCGCATCCTCTGGCCTGCGCAGCCGCACTGGCAACCCTCGACACCTATGACGAGGAAGGTCTTTTGACCCGCGCAGCGGATCTTGCTCAATACTGGGAAGACGGCCTGCACTCGCTAAAAGATTGCCCGAATGTCATCGACATCCGCAACCTGGGCCTCATTGGTGCGATCGAACTGACGCCAATCGCAGGCGAGCCGACCAAACGCGCGTTCTCTGCCTTCTTGAAGGCCTATGACGATGGCCTGTTGATCCGCACCACTGGGGACATCATCGCGCTGTCACCCCCGCTGATCATCTCCAAGGAACAGATCGACGAGATCTTCGACACCTTGCGGTCTGTCCTAAACGCAATCGACTGA
- a CDS encoding ATP-binding protein: protein MSAPSDIAALNKKLDSLIELIGRAVPAVPAPTDFDLADAFVWHPSPGELNPVAKVNRVDITLLCAVSHVRDLLLDNTRRFARGLPANNALLWGARGMGKSSLVKAAQAAVNTELESNTLKLIEIHREDIESLPKLMAEIKSAPYRFIVFCDDLSFDHDDTSYKSLKAVLEGGIEGRPDNVIFYATSNRRHLLPRDMMENERSTAINPSEAVEEKVSLSDRFGLWLGFHKCSQDDYLDMVRGYADHYGLKLEDGKLRAEALEWATTRGSRSGRVAFQFIQDLAGRMGKALD, encoded by the coding sequence ATGAGCGCGCCGAGCGACATTGCCGCATTAAACAAGAAACTCGATTCCTTGATCGAACTGATTGGCCGGGCTGTGCCTGCTGTTCCGGCACCAACGGATTTTGACTTGGCCGATGCTTTTGTCTGGCACCCCTCACCCGGCGAACTCAATCCTGTCGCTAAAGTGAACCGGGTCGATATCACACTGCTGTGCGCCGTCTCTCATGTCCGCGACCTCTTGCTCGACAACACCCGCAGGTTTGCCAGAGGGCTTCCGGCCAATAACGCGCTGTTGTGGGGTGCACGCGGCATGGGCAAATCCTCGCTGGTGAAAGCCGCGCAAGCAGCAGTGAATACAGAACTTGAATCCAACACGCTGAAACTGATTGAAATTCACCGGGAAGACATCGAATCGCTGCCCAAACTGATGGCTGAGATCAAATCAGCGCCCTACCGGTTTATCGTCTTCTGCGATGATCTCAGCTTCGATCACGACGACACCTCTTACAAATCCCTGAAAGCCGTACTTGAGGGGGGCATCGAAGGCCGGCCGGACAACGTTATCTTCTACGCCACCTCCAACCGCCGGCATCTGCTGCCACGCGACATGATGGAAAATGAACGCTCGACTGCGATCAATCCGTCTGAGGCAGTTGAAGAAAAAGTCTCTCTATCAGACCGGTTCGGCCTGTGGCTTGGTTTCCATAAATGTAGCCAGGACGACTATCTGGACATGGTTCGCGGGTATGCGGACCACTACGGCTTGAAGCTGGAAGACGGTAAGTTGCGTGCTGAGGCTCTGGAATGGGCGACAACCCGCGGCAGCCGGTCGGGCCGTGTCGCTTTTCAATTTATCCAGGATCTGGCGGGCCGAATGGGCAAGGCCTTGGATTGA
- the yajC gene encoding preprotein translocase subunit YajC, whose translation MLITPAYAQGAGAAGPDFLMSLLPFVAIFAIMYFLIIRPQRQRMKQHQEMVANLRRGDTIVTTGGLIGKVAKVVDDGELQVELSEGVKVRVVRSMVQEVRSKTEPAKEGA comes from the coding sequence ATGTTGATCACCCCAGCCTATGCGCAAGGTGCCGGAGCCGCCGGACCTGATTTCCTCATGTCCCTGCTGCCGTTCGTGGCTATCTTCGCGATCATGTATTTCCTGATCATCCGGCCGCAGCGCCAGCGCATGAAGCAACATCAGGAAATGGTTGCCAATCTGCGCCGCGGTGACACGATCGTCACGACTGGTGGACTGATCGGCAAGGTCGCCAAGGTTGTCGATGACGGCGAACTGCAGGTGGAACTTTCTGAAGGCGTGAAGGTTCGTGTCGTTCGGTCCATGGTTCAGGAAGTCCGGTCCAAAACCGAACCGGCCAAAGAAGGCGCTTAA
- a CDS encoding cupin domain-containing protein codes for MTRQAATSETLVDDDRVRVTRFDFEPGAETGWHRHEYDYVITAITNCEMLLEEPGGENRTVTVPAGTAYRRTEGVEHNVINGGDTPMSFVEVELK; via the coding sequence ATGACACGGCAAGCCGCCACGAGTGAAACGCTTGTTGATGACGACCGCGTCCGGGTCACCCGGTTTGATTTTGAACCGGGTGCCGAGACCGGCTGGCATCGTCATGAATATGACTACGTCATCACTGCGATCACGAATTGCGAGATGCTTTTGGAAGAGCCCGGCGGAGAAAACCGGACAGTTACAGTTCCGGCAGGCACAGCTTACCGGCGCACCGAAGGCGTGGAACACAATGTAATCAACGGCGGAGACACACCGATGTCCTTCGTCGAAGTGGAACTAAAATAG
- a CDS encoding Zn-dependent hydrolase produces MAAPGENLRINADRLWDSLMEMAKIGPGVAGGNNRQTVTDEDGEGRKLFQKWCEDAGMTMGVDTMGNMFMTRAGTDPDALPVYVGSHLDTQPTGGKYDGVLGVLGGLEVVRTMNDLGIKTKHPIVVTNWTNEEGTRFAPAMLASGVFAGIHTLEEAYAKEDHEGLKFGDELKRIGWVGDEEVGARKDKMHAMFELHIEQGPILEAEGKDIGVVTHGQGLSWTQVTVTGKDSHTGSTPMPMRKNAGLGMARILDLVDEIAWSHKPHAVGAAGHIDVYPNSRNVIPGKVVFTIDFRSPDLAVITDMEERLKIGAKKICDDMGLDVEFEKVGGFDPVTFDENCVTAVRNAAERLGYSHRNIISGAGHDACWINKVAPTAMIMCPCVDGLSHNEAEEISKDWAKAGADVLFHAVVETAEIVE; encoded by the coding sequence ATGGCAGCTCCGGGCGAAAACCTCAGGATCAACGCAGACCGGCTGTGGGACAGCCTGATGGAAATGGCCAAGATCGGCCCGGGCGTTGCCGGCGGCAACAACCGTCAGACCGTCACCGATGAAGATGGTGAAGGCCGCAAACTGTTCCAGAAATGGTGTGAAGATGCCGGCATGACCATGGGAGTCGACACCATGGGCAATATGTTCATGACCCGTGCGGGCACCGACCCGGACGCCCTGCCCGTTTACGTTGGCTCTCACCTCGACACCCAGCCGACCGGCGGCAAATACGATGGGGTACTCGGTGTCCTTGGCGGCTTGGAAGTCGTCCGCACCATGAATGATCTGGGCATCAAAACCAAGCACCCGATCGTGGTCACCAACTGGACCAACGAGGAAGGCACCCGCTTTGCCCCGGCCATGCTCGCTTCCGGCGTTTTTGCCGGCATCCATACGCTGGAAGAAGCCTACGCAAAAGAAGACCACGAGGGCCTCAAATTCGGTGATGAGCTGAAACGCATCGGCTGGGTTGGCGACGAAGAAGTTGGCGCCCGCAAAGACAAAATGCACGCAATGTTCGAATTGCACATCGAACAGGGCCCAATCCTGGAAGCGGAAGGCAAGGACATTGGCGTCGTCACCCATGGCCAGGGTCTCTCCTGGACGCAAGTGACCGTCACCGGCAAAGACAGCCACACCGGTTCCACACCAATGCCGATGCGCAAGAATGCTGGTCTTGGCATGGCGCGTATTCTGGATCTGGTGGATGAAATCGCCTGGTCGCACAAACCGCACGCTGTTGGTGCAGCCGGCCATATCGATGTCTACCCGAATTCGCGCAACGTCATCCCGGGCAAAGTGGTCTTCACCATCGACTTCCGCTCGCCCGATCTGGCGGTTATCACCGACATGGAAGAGCGGCTGAAAATCGGCGCCAAGAAAATCTGCGATGATATGGGTCTGGACGTCGAGTTCGAAAAGGTCGGCGGTTTTGATCCGGTGACCTTTGACGAAAACTGCGTAACGGCTGTGCGCAATGCTGCCGAACGTCTGGGATATTCCCACCGCAACATCATTTCCGGCGCTGGGCATGATGCCTGTTGGATCAACAAGGTCGCTCCGACCGCGATGATCATGTGTCCCTGTGTTGATGGCCTGTCGCACAACGAGGCGGAAGAAATCTCCAAGGACTGGGCTAAGGCCGGCGCGGATGTTCTGTTCCACGCAGTCGTCGAGACCGCGGAGATCGTGGAGTGA
- a CDS encoding TetR family transcriptional regulator C-terminal domain-containing protein, with the protein MSRIQEKNRTLILDAALQEFSKFGYSGATVERIAAEAGMSKSNLLYYFSSKEAIYTAALAHILDVWLAPLKTLDPEGDPAQELSEYIRQKIEISASFPEASRLFANEVMQGAPQILPILETDLKRLVSEKAKVIESWIDAGKINEISAVHLIFAIWATTQHYADFSVQVRALTGKDLSDEDFKLETERAVTQQILASIGLSMPEESPEDA; encoded by the coding sequence ATGAGCCGGATTCAGGAGAAAAACCGGACCCTGATTCTGGATGCCGCCTTACAGGAGTTTTCCAAATTCGGATATTCCGGCGCGACGGTGGAGCGCATTGCAGCAGAAGCGGGCATGTCGAAATCCAATCTGCTCTATTATTTTTCATCCAAGGAAGCGATTTATACGGCAGCTCTTGCTCATATTCTGGATGTCTGGCTGGCGCCCCTGAAAACGCTCGATCCGGAGGGAGATCCGGCCCAGGAGCTGTCTGAGTACATCCGGCAGAAGATTGAAATCTCTGCAAGCTTCCCCGAAGCCTCCCGGCTTTTTGCCAATGAAGTGATGCAAGGGGCCCCACAGATCCTGCCGATCCTGGAAACCGATCTGAAGCGCCTGGTCTCTGAAAAGGCCAAGGTGATCGAGAGCTGGATCGACGCCGGAAAAATCAACGAGATCAGCGCTGTTCATCTGATATTTGCCATTTGGGCAACGACCCAGCATTACGCAGACTTTTCCGTTCAGGTCCGCGCATTGACCGGTAAAGATTTGAGCGATGAAGACTTTAAACTGGAAACCGAACGCGCGGTGACGCAACAGATTCTGGCCAGCATTGGCCTTTCGATGCCTGAAGAGTCTCCGGAAGACGCATGA
- the arfB gene encoding alternative ribosome rescue aminoacyl-tRNA hydrolase ArfB: MNDEPVGPAQSSRIPVTGNLYILRDDLSEDFIRASGPGGQNVNKVSTAVQLRFNLRANQTLPQEVKSRAAKIAGSRLTQYGEIILQADRHRTRERNREDALNRLIDLLKRATEKPKPRKATKPTLGSKRRRLDAKKQRGQVKKLRGRSSGFDD; this comes from the coding sequence ATGAACGACGAACCGGTTGGCCCAGCTCAATCCTCGCGAATTCCGGTAACCGGAAACCTCTACATCCTGCGCGATGACTTAAGTGAGGACTTTATCCGGGCGTCCGGACCGGGTGGTCAAAACGTCAACAAGGTATCAACTGCGGTTCAGCTGCGCTTTAACCTGCGCGCCAATCAGACGCTGCCCCAGGAAGTGAAATCCCGTGCGGCCAAGATTGCTGGTAGCCGGCTGACCCAATATGGCGAGATCATTCTGCAAGCCGACCGCCACCGCACCCGTGAGCGGAACCGTGAAGATGCCCTGAACCGCCTGATCGATCTGCTGAAACGGGCAACGGAAAAACCAAAACCGCGCAAGGCGACCAAACCGACCCTTGGGTCTAAGCGGCGGCGACTGGATGCCAAAAAACAACGCGGCCAAGTGAAAAAACTGCGCGGCCGCTCCTCCGGATTTGACGACTAA
- a CDS encoding GIY-YIG nuclease family protein, whose protein sequence is MVHYVYILANKPHGAIYIGSARNLRNRVEQHAAGIPGSHTEKYNIKTLVYFEVFDEVMDAVHQERRLKRWRRQWKEELISKVNPSWRDICDQIPF, encoded by the coding sequence ATGGTCCATTACGTCTACATTCTCGCCAACAAACCACATGGAGCAATCTATATCGGTTCTGCGCGGAATTTGCGTAATAGAGTGGAGCAACATGCTGCAGGCATACCAGGAAGTCACACGGAGAAATACAACATCAAGACGCTGGTCTACTTCGAAGTATTCGATGAAGTGATGGACGCAGTGCATCAGGAAAGACGGTTGAAACGGTGGCGCCGCCAATGGAAGGAGGAGCTGATTTCCAAGGTCAATCCAAGTTGGCGAGACATATGTGATCAAATACCGTTTTAG
- the hydA gene encoding dihydropyrimidinase yields MASKVIKGGTVVTADLSYEADVKIEGGVITEIGPNLSGDETLDATGCYIMPGGIDPHTHLEMPFMGTFSSDNFDSGTRAALAGGTTMVVDFALPSPGQGLMEALQMWDNKSTMAHCDYSFHMAITWWGEQVFDEMQTVVREKGINTFKHFMAYKGALMVNDDEMFASFQRCAELGALPLVHAENGDVVATLQQKLLAEGNNGPEAHAYSRPPEVEGEATNRAIMIADMAGVPVYIVHTSSEQAHEAIRRARQNGIRAYGEPLIQHLTLDDSEYKHADWDHAARRVMSPPFRDKKHQDSLWAGLASGSLQVVATDHCAFTTEQKRTGVGDFTQIPNGTGGLEDRMPMLWTYGVGTGRLTPNEFVAVTSTNIAKILNIYPKKGAVLVGADADLVVWDPAKEKTISASSQQSAIDYNVFEGKQVKGLPRYTLTRGRVAVEDGTVNHKQGHGEFVKREPYQAVNKALSTWKELTAPRKVERTGIPASGV; encoded by the coding sequence ATGGCGAGCAAAGTGATCAAAGGCGGTACCGTCGTCACCGCTGACCTTTCCTACGAAGCGGACGTCAAGATCGAAGGTGGTGTCATCACCGAGATCGGCCCAAACCTGTCCGGCGATGAAACGCTGGATGCGACCGGGTGTTACATCATGCCGGGCGGGATCGATCCGCACACCCACCTTGAAATGCCGTTCATGGGCACCTTCTCGTCCGACAACTTTGATTCCGGCACCCGCGCAGCCCTTGCCGGCGGCACGACCATGGTTGTTGACTTCGCCCTGCCGTCTCCAGGCCAAGGCCTGATGGAAGCTCTGCAGATGTGGGACAACAAGTCCACCATGGCGCATTGCGACTACTCCTTCCACATGGCGATCACCTGGTGGGGCGAGCAGGTGTTTGACGAAATGCAAACCGTCGTCCGCGAGAAGGGCATCAACACCTTCAAGCACTTCATGGCCTATAAAGGCGCCTTGATGGTGAACGACGATGAAATGTTCGCCTCCTTCCAGCGCTGTGCCGAGCTTGGCGCCCTGCCGCTGGTGCATGCAGAAAACGGTGATGTGGTCGCAACGCTGCAGCAAAAACTGCTCGCGGAAGGCAACAACGGACCGGAAGCCCATGCCTACTCCCGCCCGCCGGAAGTGGAAGGCGAAGCCACCAACCGCGCCATCATGATCGCCGACATGGCCGGAGTTCCGGTCTATATCGTGCACACATCGTCCGAACAGGCCCATGAAGCCATTCGACGGGCGCGCCAAAACGGTATCCGCGCATACGGTGAGCCGCTGATCCAGCACCTGACGCTGGATGACAGCGAATACAAACATGCCGATTGGGATCATGCTGCCCGCCGGGTGATGTCCCCGCCGTTCCGCGACAAGAAACACCAGGACAGCCTGTGGGCTGGTTTGGCGTCCGGTTCGCTGCAGGTGGTGGCCACCGACCACTGCGCCTTCACAACAGAACAAAAGCGCACAGGTGTTGGCGATTTCACCCAAATCCCGAATGGCACCGGCGGCCTGGAAGACCGCATGCCGATGCTCTGGACCTATGGTGTTGGTACCGGCCGCCTGACGCCAAACGAATTCGTCGCTGTGACGTCAACCAATATCGCAAAGATCCTGAATATCTATCCGAAAAAAGGTGCTGTTTTGGTTGGAGCGGATGCCGATCTGGTGGTCTGGGATCCGGCGAAAGAAAAGACAATCTCGGCGTCCAGCCAGCAATCGGCGATCGACTACAATGTCTTCGAAGGCAAACAGGTCAAAGGCCTGCCGCGCTATACGCTCACCCGTGGCCGTGTCGCCGTCGAAGACGGCACCGTCAACCACAAACAGGGCCATGGCGAGTTTGTTAAACGCGAGCCGTATCAGGCGGTGAACAAGGCGCTCAGCACCTGGAAGGAACTGACCGCGCCGCGCAAGGTCGAACGCACCGGCATCCCGGCAAGTGGGGTTTAA
- a CDS encoding ABC transporter permease: MTDSALAPPRSTNPFAGLMSGTVGPVLVVVLAILAIWYIAAVALNTPFQKEIYERSSRADVPFTELVGDTLAQERPVLPAPHQVAQEIYKTTVLKKITSKRSLVFHTGITLSTTLLGFLIGTLLGILLAVGIVHSRVLDKSLMPWVISSQTIPILAIAPMIIVVLNAVGISGLLPKAIISTYLSFFPVTVGMVKGLRSPEVIHMDLMHTYSATRWQAFWKLRLPYAVPYLFTSMKIGMAASLVGAIVGELPTGAVAGLGARLLAGSYYGQTVQIWSALLMAAFLAGSLVALIGGLEKITLKRMGMAR, from the coding sequence ATGACAGATTCAGCCCTCGCACCTCCCCGATCCACCAATCCTTTCGCAGGACTGATGTCCGGCACAGTCGGACCGGTCCTGGTGGTTGTCCTGGCCATTCTGGCCATCTGGTACATCGCGGCCGTTGCGCTCAATACCCCGTTCCAAAAAGAGATTTATGAACGCTCCAGCCGCGCCGACGTGCCGTTCACCGAACTGGTTGGAGATACATTGGCACAGGAGCGCCCGGTTTTGCCGGCGCCGCATCAGGTCGCTCAGGAAATCTACAAAACCACGGTCCTCAAGAAAATCACCTCAAAGCGGTCCTTGGTGTTTCATACCGGCATCACCCTTTCAACCACCCTGCTCGGCTTTCTGATCGGCACTTTGCTCGGGATCTTGCTAGCTGTCGGGATCGTGCATAGCCGTGTGCTCGACAAATCCCTAATGCCCTGGGTGATTTCTTCGCAGACCATTCCGATCCTGGCGATCGCCCCGATGATTATCGTGGTTCTGAATGCTGTCGGCATATCCGGCCTCCTACCCAAAGCGATCATCTCGACATATCTGTCTTTCTTCCCGGTCACCGTCGGCATGGTGAAAGGCCTGCGCTCTCCTGAAGTCATTCACATGGATCTGATGCACACCTACTCCGCAACCCGGTGGCAGGCCTTCTGGAAGCTGCGTTTGCCCTATGCGGTGCCTTATCTCTTCACGTCGATGAAGATCGGCATGGCAGCCTCCCTTGTCGGCGCCATCGTCGGCGAGTTGCCAACAGGTGCCGTCGCTGGGCTCGGCGCCCGGCTGCTGGCCGGATCTTATTACGGCCAAACCGTCCAGATCTGGTCGGCACTTTTGATGGCGGCTTTCCTTGCCGGTTCTTTGGTTGCGCTCATTGGCGGCCTTGAAAAAATCACCCTCAAGCGCATGGGGATGGCCCGATGA